In a single window of the Pithys albifrons albifrons isolate INPA30051 chromosome 19, PitAlb_v1, whole genome shotgun sequence genome:
- the MFSD6L gene encoding major facilitator superfamily domain-containing protein 6-like yields MGEQWDVGRALALAALFRLLLGAGRACAAPFLTLYLRLLSLPAPLVGAVAAARHLAAALGAPLCCPRGRAKRRLLAAGSLLGSAGASLLLTLIPPAGHASCEHGMLPVVPIEVPSTAPSTGASTYSALTTSAVADAKAASKEAGRTTAGVLAAGREPAPNSSAFQGLFGTTDALRENGRGVGEGVTKANVYLDGPSGWTTPVKGINRETQEAESLAPYRSPFPGLEEETNSLGSATADLADNAEEILSATASNEPSLIKTTLLTAGDAYVSEILSDTQGINFAAVQSIFQDRKHQIFLMVLGAVVLWELLATSLEWTVDEGLYEYLDFVDATDRYSRLWVWSYLGAALGACGAAVLVDHLNCFLSGSISRLAVHFYGYAVLATLALLISVFFPDHIPRKTDRVGRTAKALALLWSDGRALLYAGTVFLTGAASSAGHNFLFWQMQDQGSSELLMGLSVAVGLFAELLLSSCKGKLLRAFSSGTIAAVSLSLLAAQLLCYSFLRAPWAVLPVQGLAAFSSGALWWVVDVTAGGIATPGTERSLLAALRGLCCGGGASVGSLAGGFVVQHFGLAVLFRACCVGLGLWLFLFLIVQSKLPRQKKINYSRLLAADSSDTSDSDEEDEKDWLVKAMKDESFSRNWMQHSRIN; encoded by the coding sequence ATGGGCGAGCAGTGGGACGTGGGCCGTGCCCTGGCGCTCGCCGCGCTGTTCCGGCTGCTGCTGGGCGCTGGCAGAGCCTGCGCCGCCCCGTTCCTCACGCTGTACCTGCGGCTGCTGTCGCTGCCCGCCCCCCTCGTGGGCGCCGTGGCCGCGGCCCGGCACCTGGCGGCGGCTCTCGGGGCTCCGCTGTGCTGCCCGCGGGGCCGCGCCAAGCGGCGGCTGCTGGCGGCGGGGTCGCTGCTGGGCTCGGCCGGGGCCAGCCTGCTGCTCACACTCATCCCGCCCGCGGGACACGCGAGCTGTGAGCACGGGATGCTCCCCGTGGTGCCCATCGAGGTGCCCAGCACGGCGCCCAGCACCGGCGCAAGCACCTACAGTGCGCTGACCACGAGTGCTGTGGCGGACGCCAAAGCTGCGTCGAAGGAAGCGGGGAGAACCACTGCGGGTGTGCTGGCAGCGGGCAGGGAGCCAGCGCCGAACAGTTCAGCTTTCCAGGGGTTATTTGGCACGACGGATGCGCTTAGGGAAAACGGCAGAGGGGTTGGTGAAGGTGTTACAAAAGCAAATGTCTACTTGGATGGTCCCTCTGGCTGGACAACTCCTGTGAAAGGCATTAACCGGGAGACACAAGAAGCAGAAAGTCTGGCTCCCTATAGATCTCCCTTCCCTGGACTCGAGGAGGAAACGAACAGTCTGGGTTCTGCTACAGCTGATCTTGCTGATAATGCTGAGGAAATCCTTTCTGCTACTGCAAGTAATGAGCCTTCTTTGATTAAAACAACTCTTCTCACTGCTGGAGATGCTTATGTGTCTGAAATCTTATCAGACACTCAAGGTATCAACTTTGCGGCAGTGCAAAGCAtcttccaggacagaaaacatcAGATCTTTCTCATGGTCTTGGGTGCTGTCGTGCTTTGGGAGCTGTTGGCCACTTCTCTGGAATGGACAGTGGATGAGGGTCTCTATGAGTACCTGGACTTTGTTGACGCCACCGACAGGTACAGCAGGCTGTGGGTGTGGAGTTACCTGGGCGCGGCTCTGGGTGCCTGTGGCGCTGCCGTCCTGGTGGATCACCTGAATTGCTTCCTCAGCGGCTCCATCTCCCGCCTCGCCGTCCACTTCTACGGCTACGCAGTCCTGGCGACTCTCGCCCTGCTCATCAGTGTCTTTTTCCCCGACCACATTCCCAGGAAAACCGACCGTGTTGGCAGAACAGCCAAAGCCCTGGCGCTGCTGTGGAGCGATGGCCGGGCGCTCCTGTACGCTGGCACCGTCTTCCTCACCGGTGCCGCCAGCTCTGCCGGGCACAACTTCCTCTTCTGGCAGATGCAGGACCAGGGCAGCAGCGAGCTCCTCATGGGGCTCTCAGTGGCCGTGGGGCTGTTTGCTGAACTGCTGCTTTCTTCCTGCAAGGGGAAGCTGCTGAGAGCTTTCTCGAGCGGCACAATCGCCGCGGTGAGCCTGAGCCTGCTGGcggcacagctgctctgctaCTCCTTCCTCCgggctccctgggcagtgctgcccgTGCAGGGACTGGCAGCCTTCAGCAGCGGAGCGCTCTGGTGGGTGGTGGATGTCACCGCGGGTGGCATCGCCACGCCGGGCACCGAGAGGTCCCTGCTCGCCGCGCTGCGGGGTCTCTGCTGCGGAGGAGGAGCGAGCgtgggcagcctggcaggaggGTTTGTGGTGCAGCACTTTGGCCTGGCAGTGCTGTTCAGAGCGTGCTGCGTGGGCCTGGGGTTGTGGCTCTTCCTGTTCTTAATTGTCCAATCTAAGCTGCCAcggcagaaaaaaattaattattctcGCCTCCTGGCTGCAGATTCCAGTGACACGAGTGACTCTGATGAGGAGGATGAGAAGGACTGGCTGGTGAAGGCTATGAAGGACGAAAGCTTTAGCAGGAATTGGATGCAACACTCCAGGATCAATTAA
- the PIK3R6 gene encoding phosphoinositide 3-kinase regulatory subunit 6, translating into MESTEVESDILRRVRTLLRELDGHHPACQCDRGMLRWTLHKKIDQNPSNSSVVVRILVKELERAERGDFRHYIIPLLHTLMYTLIKAPCISDELCDRVYDFCKKLLTLPKPFCTIGLDYATRLKMERTAPGTLYQRMVISEQSLKSDPYPYQEKIFIFADPELLSEAICNALVTDTEAAQASQSPRACMCYVISHAMQAALGEGCDLGGLKGRLQDMPTSEVERWFQQVVVAVESAGGEGTTDRGQHTARLQEIHRALLSSSPAGNAPLQGLQDTPLPNPNISFHLWTEDDQLWKELVLFIRPLSQSCEPDCLSQDLDNFEIQDIISDCDCCEQTRFSVLSTDSGIERDLPTAAEEPFAPCSADTEHSRLHRKGGIKKKPSPLESMALLQPGCHSPGGKPPVKLQRRSGIPPDAAAPLQRLHTARIVLLGDDRILGRLAQAYHSLRKRETRRVFLTPRLNLQFYYIPVVAGQPNTLAVEDHTAPGHEELCEVAGYLGRADPWYESNINTLCHVIPKLATMPPSPSKHLVTDLFITDVIAYYVRMGIQPVCFQVYAVKIFFNDPAQEPAEDVFLTELCTQGQDSTSHRELSMTKKKTTLDGPGIDLTVAYKKVVVSNREKELDMSVRSTGLVMKAIPSEEAEDLACLNVTITEIVRINHLSGRSFSAVANRLKTQNIKIRSTEQRPFMVCLDKDSRRTYRNVISLEVSPCPEPSYCLQKTRTMKFNLHQTEDVGLVKYMPKSLLLPINTFAGVMQ; encoded by the exons ATGGAGAGCACAG AGGTGGAGTCGGACATTCTGCGCCGTGTCCGGACGCTGCTGCGGGAGCTGGATGGGCACCACCCGGCCTGCCAGTGTGACAGAG GGATGCTGCGATGGACCCTGCATAAAAAAATCGACCAGAATCCCAGTAACAGCTCTGTCGTGGTCAGGATCCTGGTGAAGGAGCTGGAAAGG GCAGAGCGAGGTGACTTCAGACATTACATCATCCCCTTGCTGCACACGCTGATGTACACCTTGATCAAG GCTCCCTGCATCTCTGACGAGCTCTGTGACAGAGTGTATGACTTCTGTAAGAAGCTGCTGACCCTGCCCAAGCCTTTCTGCACCATTGGGCTGGACTATGCCACCAGACTGAAGATGGAAAGGACAGCTCCAG GTACCCTGTACCAAAGAATGGTCATTTCTGAACAAAGCCTCAAAAGCGACCCCTACCCTTACCAGGAAAA GATTTTCATCTTTGCtgacccagagctgctctctgaAGCCATCTGCAATGCTCTGGTCACCGACACAGAGGCAGCTCAGGCCTCCCAGAGCCCCCGGGCGTGCATGTGCTACGTGATCAGCCACGCCATGCAGGCAGCCCTGGGCGAGGGCTGCGACCTCGGCGGCCTGAAGGGCAGACTCCAG GATATGCCCACGAGCGAAGTGGAGCGCTGGTTCCAGCAAGTGGTGGTGGCAGTGGAGAGTGCAGGGGGTGAGGGCACCACAGACCGTGGGCAGcacacagccaggctgcaggagatCCACCGTGccctcctcagctcctcccCAGCAG GCAATGCTCCCCTGCAAGGGCTGCAGGACACACCTCTGCCCAACCCCAACATCAGCTTTCACCTCTGGACAGAAGATGACCAGCTCT GGAAGGAATTGGTGCTGTTCATCCGCCCGCTGTCTCAGAGCTGCGAGCCCGACTGCCTCAGCCAGGACCTGGACAACTTCGAGATCCAGGACATCATTTCAGACTGTGACTGCTGTGAGCAGACTCGCTTCTCCGTGCTCTCCACCGACAGCGGCATTGAGCGAGACCTGCCCACGGCAGCCGAGGAGCCCTTTGCCCCCTGCAGTGCCGACACGGAGCACTCCCGGCTCCACAGGAAGGGCGGCATCAAAAAAAAGCCGTCCCCGCTGGAGAGCatggccctgctgcagcctggctgccaCAGCCCCGGGGGGAAGCCCCCGGTGAAGCTGCAGAGGAGGTCGGGCATCCCCCCAGATGCTGCAGCCCCGCTCCAGAGGCTCCACACCGCCCGCATCGTGCTGCTGGGGGACGACCGGATCCTGGGGCGCCTGGCACAAGCCTACCACTCTCTGAG gAAACGAGAAACACGTCGAGTTTTCCTGACTCCCAGGCTGAACCTGCAGTTCTACTACATCCCAGTCGTGGCAGGACAGCCAAACACCTTGGCTGTTGAG GACCACACTGCCCCTGGCCATGAGGAGCTCTGTGAGGTGGCTGGGTACCTGGGCAGAGCCGACCCGTGGTACGAGAGCAACATCAACACTCTGTGCCACGTGATTCCCAAGCTGGCCACCATG CCTCCCTCCCCGAGCAAACACCTTGTGACTGATCTGTTCATCACGGACGTCATCGCCTACTACGTTCGCATGGGCATCCAGCCCGTCTGCTTCCAGGTCTACGCTGTGAAG attttcttcaATGACCCGGCGCAGGAGCCAGCTGAGGACGTGTTCCTGACAGAGCTGTGCACCCAGGGGCAGGACAGCACCTCCCACAGAG AATTAAGCATGACCAAGAAGAAAACAACCCTGGATGGCCCTGGCATAGATCTCACAGTAGCATACAAAAAG GTTGTGGTGAGCAACCGGGAGAAGGAACTGGACATGTCCGTGCGCTCCACAGGTCTGGTGATGAAAGCCATCCCTTCTGAGGAGGCTGAAG ACCTGGCATGTCTGAATGTGACCATCACTGAAATCGTCAGGATCAACCACTTGTCAGGACGGTCATTCTCA GCTGTGGCAAACAGgttgaaaacacaaaatatcaaaatcaggagcacagagcagagacccTTCATGGTGTGTCTGGACAAGGACAGCAGAAGAACCTACAGGAACGTGATCAG CCTGGAAGTGTCTCCTTGCCCAGAGCCCAGCTACTGCTTGCAGAAGACAAGGACAATGAAATTCAACCTTCACCAAACAGAAGATGTGGGGCTTGTGAAATACATGCCCAAGTCTCTGCTCTTACCTATCAACACGTTTGCAGGTGTCATGCAGTGA